Proteins from a genomic interval of Beijerinckia indica subsp. indica ATCC 9039:
- a CDS encoding MerR family transcriptional regulator yields the protein MAREFDVSVRALRFYEDRGLLHPARKGTARFYNETDRHNLRLILKGKRLGFTLSEIHDMLQGHPSQARGTEHHKAELELRLLPEQIIAQISHLERQHNALEEALAALRLAHQKLTDHALRAPF from the coding sequence ATGGCGCGTGAATTTGACGTCAGCGTCCGAGCTTTGCGCTTTTACGAAGACCGGGGACTGCTCCACCCGGCCCGGAAAGGGACGGCACGTTTTTACAACGAAACGGACCGACACAATTTGCGCCTGATCCTGAAGGGCAAGCGTCTAGGCTTCACCCTGTCCGAAATCCATGACATGCTGCAAGGACATCCCTCGCAGGCGCGGGGGACCGAGCATCACAAGGCGGAATTGGAATTGAGGCTGCTGCCCGAGCAAATCATTGCGCAGATCTCGCATCTCGAACGCCAACACAATGCGCTCGAGGAAGCTCTCGCAGCTTTGCGCCTCGCCCATCAAAAACTGACGGATCATGCACTGCGAGCGCCGTTCTGA
- a CDS encoding ABC transporter permease, with translation MRKSARFLLLLPPFLVFVLSLGLWEAIVRFRSIPSYILPAPSLVIETLYRDRAILFPALWVTVQITFGAFLAAVVGGVSVALLFARWPWAERSFLPFAIILQVTPIVAVAPLLVIYLDAGTAVLVCAFLVAFFPILANTALGLAATDRMLVDLFAFYGASRAQTLWWLRWPAGLPYFLGGLKIGGGLALIGAIVAELAAGAAGKGAGLAFRITEAGYRLNIPRMFAGLALISLTGIVIFGCLAFLSRFLLRHWHESAQASER, from the coding sequence ATGAGAAAATCCGCCCGCTTCTTGCTGTTGCTGCCTCCCTTTCTGGTTTTTGTCCTGTCGCTTGGCCTGTGGGAGGCGATCGTCCGCTTTCGTTCGATCCCTTCTTATATTCTACCGGCACCTTCGTTGGTCATCGAGACACTGTATAGAGATCGCGCCATTTTGTTTCCGGCTCTGTGGGTCACCGTACAAATTACCTTCGGCGCTTTTCTGGCCGCGGTCGTGGGCGGTGTTTCCGTCGCTCTTTTGTTTGCGCGCTGGCCTTGGGCCGAACGCAGTTTCCTGCCTTTCGCCATTATCCTGCAGGTCACGCCGATCGTCGCCGTGGCGCCTCTGCTCGTCATCTATCTGGATGCGGGAACGGCCGTGCTCGTCTGCGCCTTTCTCGTCGCTTTTTTTCCGATCCTCGCCAATACGGCACTGGGCCTCGCCGCAACCGACCGGATGCTCGTCGATCTCTTTGCCTTTTACGGGGCATCCCGAGCCCAGACGCTCTGGTGGCTGCGCTGGCCGGCAGGATTACCCTATTTCCTCGGTGGCTTGAAAATCGGTGGCGGTCTCGCGTTGATCGGCGCGATCGTGGCGGAATTGGCCGCGGGCGCGGCCGGGAAGGGGGCAGGCCTTGCCTTCCGCATCACCGAGGCCGGTTATCGTCTGAATATTCCCCGGATGTTTGCGGGTCTCGCCTTGATCTCGCTGACGGGCATTGTGATTTTCGGCTGCCTTGCTTTTCTCTCCCGTTTTCTGCTCCGGCATTGGCATGAAAGCGCGCAAGCCTCCGAACGCTGA
- a CDS encoding ABC transporter substrate-binding protein, protein MKGLIVFAATMILALGGISRAEDKTPSPAPAASVPWTGDHRDKVTFATNWLAEAEHGGFYEALADGTYALYGLDVTILQGGPQANNRLLLAAGKAEFNLGANLIEAFDAVEGQVPIVAVAALFQKDPVILMSHPGQGRDRFEDLPQAKAFIGREALASLYQWLRTAHGFREENVRPYLFNSGPFLADKSSIQQGYVTSEPFEIERQGHFKPNVFLLADYGYDSYSTTIEVRRDLIDKKPDLVRRFVEASIIGWYHYIYGDNKAANALIKQDNPEISDEQLAYSLAQLKERGIVDSGDALHLGIGTMSDARVKSFFDKMVQAGLYKPTLDYKQAYTLQFVNHGVGLGLRPKSP, encoded by the coding sequence GTGAAAGGTTTGATTGTCTTCGCGGCGACGATGATCCTGGCGCTTGGTGGAATATCCCGGGCGGAGGATAAGACACCCTCGCCAGCGCCCGCTGCTTCCGTGCCTTGGACAGGGGATCATCGTGACAAGGTGACTTTCGCCACGAATTGGCTGGCGGAAGCCGAGCATGGCGGCTTTTATGAGGCGCTCGCCGATGGCACCTATGCGCTCTATGGGCTTGATGTCACAATTCTTCAAGGCGGGCCGCAGGCCAATAATCGATTGCTGCTCGCCGCCGGCAAGGCCGAGTTCAATCTTGGCGCCAATCTGATCGAAGCCTTCGATGCGGTGGAAGGACAGGTACCGATCGTCGCCGTCGCCGCTTTGTTTCAGAAAGATCCCGTCATCTTGATGTCGCATCCCGGGCAGGGGCGAGATCGCTTCGAGGATCTGCCGCAAGCCAAAGCCTTCATCGGTCGTGAGGCTCTCGCCTCACTCTATCAATGGTTGCGGACGGCCCATGGTTTCCGTGAGGAAAATGTCCGGCCTTATCTGTTCAATTCCGGTCCCTTCCTGGCCGACAAAAGCTCGATCCAGCAAGGCTATGTCACCTCCGAGCCTTTCGAAATCGAACGGCAAGGCCATTTCAAGCCGAATGTCTTTCTGCTTGCCGATTATGGCTATGATTCCTATTCGACGACGATTGAAGTCCGGCGGGATCTGATCGACAAGAAACCGGATCTCGTCAGGCGTTTCGTCGAGGCCTCGATCATCGGTTGGTATCATTACATCTACGGTGACAATAAAGCAGCCAATGCACTGATCAAACAGGACAATCCGGAAATCAGCGACGAACAATTAGCCTATTCTCTCGCGCAGTTGAAAGAGCGGGGCATTGTTGATTCCGGTGATGCCTTGCATCTTGGTATTGGCACGATGAGTGATGCCCGCGTCAAAAGCTTTTTCGACAAAATGGTGCAAGCCGGTCTGTACAAACCGACGCTCGACTACAAACAGGCCTATACGCTGCAATTCGTGAATCATGGCGTGGGTCTTGGCTTGCGACCGAAATCGCCATGA
- a CDS encoding ABC transporter ATP-binding protein, whose product MNPSVLVSLRGVSKTYRNGTQALNDISFDVRQGECLTLLGPSGCGKSTILRLIAGLDTLSSGSLTHHRADRGKGAKNQNFSMGFVFQEPALMPWANVFDNVFLPLRLAGRSRREARAKVDQVIGQVGLAAHANAYPRQLSGGQRMRVSIARALVRDPVLLLLDEPFAALDEITRFRLNDDLLHLRETLGTTLVFITHSIYESVFLSSRVLVMAAAPGRITEEITIDSPLERDERFRLSEDYLTFCRTVSQALHEASLGANP is encoded by the coding sequence ATGAATCCGTCGGTCCTTGTCTCGCTGCGTGGGGTCTCGAAAACCTATCGTAATGGCACGCAAGCCTTGAATGATATTTCCTTTGATGTCCGCCAAGGGGAATGTCTGACCCTGCTGGGACCTTCGGGCTGTGGCAAGTCGACGATCTTGCGCCTGATTGCCGGTCTCGACACGCTGTCCTCCGGCTCTTTGACTCATCATCGGGCGGATAGAGGCAAGGGCGCGAAAAATCAGAATTTTTCCATGGGTTTCGTCTTCCAGGAACCCGCGCTGATGCCTTGGGCCAATGTCTTTGACAATGTTTTTCTCCCTTTACGCTTGGCGGGGCGGAGCCGACGCGAAGCCCGCGCGAAGGTTGACCAGGTGATCGGGCAGGTGGGGCTTGCCGCCCATGCGAATGCTTATCCACGGCAATTGTCAGGCGGTCAGCGTATGCGTGTCTCGATCGCTCGGGCTCTTGTTCGCGATCCTGTTCTCTTGCTGCTCGACGAGCCTTTTGCAGCTCTCGACGAGATCACGCGTTTTCGCCTGAATGATGATCTTCTGCATTTGCGTGAGACTTTGGGCACGACGCTCGTCTTCATCACGCATTCAATTTATGAAAGCGTGTTTTTATCCTCCCGCGTTCTCGTCATGGCGGCGGCTCCTGGCCGTATCACGGAGGAAATCACGATCGACAGCCCGCTCGAACGCGACGAGCGCTTTCGTCTCAGCGAGGATTACCTGACGTTCTGCCGGACAGTCTCGCAGGCCCTGCATGAGGCGAGCTTAGGGGCGAACCCATGA
- a CDS encoding creatininase family protein produces MLPTHFWAEMTWTDFQTNPMQDVIAVLPVAATEQHGPHLPLGVDTFLMEETIARITNRLPDDLPVLFLPVQNCGLSVEHLDFPGTLSISPDILLRAWGELGACIHRAGCRKLVLANSHGGNVGLLDMLAHELRAKLGLFVVMATLHRFGTPDGLFSEEEKRHGIHAGDIETSQMLALRPDLVRREALADFSSASESLERDFTWLRTGRPTGFGWMSQDLSASGAMGNAAAASAEKGEPCLDYAATAFIELLQDIAAFDLSRLGDPPDVDSLP; encoded by the coding sequence ATGCTGCCCACCCATTTCTGGGCCGAAATGACCTGGACGGATTTTCAAACCAACCCCATGCAGGACGTCATCGCGGTTCTGCCGGTCGCGGCCACAGAACAACACGGACCGCATCTGCCGCTCGGGGTCGATACATTTTTGATGGAAGAAACCATCGCCCGCATCACCAATCGGTTGCCAGACGATTTGCCCGTTCTTTTCTTGCCCGTGCAGAATTGCGGCCTATCGGTCGAACATCTGGATTTTCCCGGCACACTCAGCATTTCACCCGATATTTTGCTGCGCGCCTGGGGCGAGCTTGGCGCCTGCATCCATCGTGCTGGGTGCCGCAAGTTGGTGCTCGCCAATTCACACGGCGGCAATGTCGGCTTGCTCGACATGCTCGCGCATGAATTGCGCGCAAAACTCGGCCTCTTCGTCGTCATGGCGACCCTGCATCGTTTCGGCACCCCGGACGGGCTTTTCTCCGAGGAAGAAAAACGGCACGGCATTCATGCCGGTGATATCGAAACATCGCAGATGCTGGCCCTGCGGCCCGATCTCGTCAGGCGCGAGGCCTTGGCGGATTTTTCATCCGCCAGCGAATCCTTAGAGCGTGATTTCACCTGGTTGCGGACAGGAAGACCGACAGGTTTCGGCTGGATGAGCCAGGATCTGTCAGCCTCCGGCGCCATGGGCAATGCTGCGGCAGCCTCCGCTGAAAAAGGCGAGCCCTGCCTCGATTATGCCGCGACAGCCTTCATTGAACTTTTGCAGGATATAGCCGCTTTCGATCTCTCGCGGCTGGGCGATCCGCCCGATGTGGATTCACTTCCTTAG
- a CDS encoding protease inhibitor Inh/omp19 family protein — translation MAQSAGQGRARGGFDPSYGSNLSPELAALGGQWDLVREGATTRPNERQTCRLTLSLRPMADQGLLLLLPSSCRKTMPIVASINAWQPMTRHRIDFTDRNGATLMTFFSTADGRFEAVGPDAENYALTEVTLGKPNAPQIDTQAVSSTSLAPNAPEKFAAAATQKATPASIGSIRLADLPGRYAILRDGKDTGCMVTLDRGSVGAGERAILAPACRDHGLVVFDPVSWQLARGRITLTARKGHVTHLDLQPDGTWLKDPSEGKSLSLKKL, via the coding sequence ATGGCGCAGTCGGCCGGGCAGGGCAGGGCCAGAGGGGGCTTTGATCCGTCCTATGGCTCGAACCTCTCTCCCGAACTCGCAGCTCTCGGCGGGCAATGGGATCTTGTGCGTGAAGGCGCTACAACCCGGCCCAATGAGCGCCAGACATGCCGTCTAACTTTGAGTCTCAGGCCTATGGCCGACCAAGGTCTTCTTCTTCTCTTACCCTCTTCGTGTCGCAAAACGATGCCGATCGTCGCGAGCATCAATGCCTGGCAGCCGATGACCCGTCACCGCATCGATTTTACTGATCGAAACGGGGCAACACTTATGACTTTCTTTTCAACGGCAGATGGGCGTTTCGAAGCCGTGGGGCCGGACGCGGAAAATTACGCGCTAACGGAAGTGACGCTCGGCAAGCCGAACGCACCCCAGATCGATACGCAGGCGGTATCCTCAACCAGTCTCGCTCCGAATGCTCCTGAAAAATTCGCCGCAGCGGCGACACAGAAAGCAACGCCGGCCTCCATTGGCTCGATCAGGCTGGCGGATCTTCCCGGCCGCTATGCCATTTTGAGGGATGGCAAGGATACTGGCTGCATGGTGACATTGGATCGTGGAAGTGTCGGTGCCGGTGAGCGCGCCATTCTCGCGCCGGCCTGTCGGGATCATGGCTTGGTCGTTTTCGATCCAGTGTCGTGGCAATTGGCGCGCGGCAGAATCACTCTCACTGCCCGCAAGGGTCATGTGACCCATCTTGATCTGCAGCCGGATGGAACCTGGCTGAAAGACCCCTCCGAGGGCAAGAGTTTGAGTTTGAAGAAACTCTAA
- a CDS encoding GNAT family N-acetyltransferase has protein sequence MGVRKARLADLAKLEALECAAFAHDRLSRRSLRAYILSPRVIMLVAIHERVLAGYSLVAFRKNSSVARLYSLAIAPEKSGRGLGGALLAASEKAARRRGAARLRLEVRVDNQPAIALYNKAGYRPFDKIDDYYEDGTSALRFEKDL, from the coding sequence GTGGGAGTCAGGAAGGCACGGCTCGCCGATCTCGCGAAGCTCGAGGCGCTTGAATGCGCCGCTTTCGCACATGATCGGCTGTCGCGCCGCAGTTTGCGCGCCTATATCCTGTCTCCGCGTGTCATCATGCTGGTCGCTATTCACGAGCGCGTGCTCGCGGGTTATAGTCTCGTGGCCTTCCGCAAAAACTCGTCTGTCGCCCGGCTCTATTCCCTTGCCATTGCGCCGGAAAAGTCGGGTCGCGGTCTCGGCGGTGCCCTTTTGGCGGCGAGCGAAAAAGCCGCGCGCCGGAGAGGAGCGGCGCGTCTGCGGCTCGAAGTCCGTGTCGATAATCAGCCGGCGATCGCCCTGTACAACAAGGCGGGTTATCGGCCCTTCGACAAGATCGATGATTATTATGAAGACGGAACGAGCGCCCTGCGTTTCGAAAAGGATTTGTGA
- a CDS encoding low temperature requirement protein A, whose protein sequence is MLQKDTSENHHHPLLRHRDGHHARVTFEELFFDLVYVFAVTQLSHELLHNLSLTGVIHTLILWFAVWLGWQYTCWVTNWFDPETPRIRGVLFVTMLLALVMASAIGGAFDKRGLVFALAYVAIQVGRTAYIVFELGRDHPLSANYRRMLGWLLIASCFWISGAFTEHWARATLWAIAVLCEYVSPMFGFALPGLGRSRTSDWTIEGGHLSERCQLFVIVALGETLLATGAMLAEAEVWSVPILSAMLATFAGTLAMWWLYFGTSSKDATATITHSSDPGRIGAYFHYIHAVLIAGVIVTAVGNDLVMAHPHEHGKLAYALILSAGPMIYLVGSAIYKQVVYGCVPASHIVGVVALAALIPIALQTDLLAAGWLTSAFMLAIGFWEASISRAQMQTRPAAH, encoded by the coding sequence GTGCTGCAAAAAGACACGTCGGAGAATCACCACCATCCGCTTTTGCGCCATCGCGACGGCCATCATGCCCGCGTCACCTTCGAGGAATTGTTCTTCGATCTCGTCTATGTCTTCGCCGTCACCCAGCTCAGCCATGAACTGCTGCACAACCTCAGTCTGACAGGCGTCATCCATACGCTGATCCTCTGGTTCGCCGTCTGGCTCGGCTGGCAATATACCTGCTGGGTCACGAACTGGTTCGATCCGGAAACACCACGCATCCGTGGTGTGTTGTTCGTCACGATGCTTCTCGCGCTCGTCATGGCATCGGCGATTGGCGGCGCATTCGACAAGCGCGGCCTCGTCTTCGCGCTCGCTTATGTCGCGATCCAGGTGGGGCGGACCGCCTATATCGTCTTCGAGTTGGGCCGCGATCACCCTCTTTCCGCCAATTACAGGCGCATGCTCGGCTGGCTTCTCATCGCCTCCTGCTTCTGGATCAGTGGCGCCTTCACCGAACACTGGGCGCGTGCGACGCTATGGGCCATCGCTGTTCTTTGCGAATATGTGTCACCGATGTTCGGCTTCGCGCTGCCGGGCCTGGGACGGTCCCGCACGAGCGACTGGACCATCGAAGGCGGACATCTTTCCGAACGCTGCCAGCTTTTCGTCATCGTCGCGCTTGGCGAAACGCTGCTGGCGACTGGCGCCATGCTCGCCGAGGCAGAAGTCTGGAGCGTCCCGATCCTGTCGGCGATGCTCGCGACCTTCGCCGGCACACTTGCCATGTGGTGGCTCTATTTCGGAACATCGAGCAAGGACGCCACCGCGACCATCACGCATTCCAGCGATCCGGGCCGCATCGGCGCCTATTTCCATTACATCCACGCCGTGCTGATCGCCGGCGTCATCGTGACGGCAGTCGGCAACGATCTGGTCATGGCCCATCCGCACGAGCACGGAAAATTGGCGTATGCGCTCATCCTTTCAGCCGGCCCGATGATCTACCTCGTCGGCAGCGCCATCTACAAACAGGTGGTTTACGGCTGTGTCCCGGCCTCGCACATCGTCGGCGTCGTCGCGCTTGCAGCACTTATTCCCATCGCCCTTCAAACCGACCTCCTCGCCGCTGGATGGCTGACCAGCGCATTTATGCTGGCCATCGGTTTCTGGGAAGCGAGCATAAGCCGCGCCCAGATGCAGACTCGGCCCGCCGCACATTGA
- a CDS encoding DUF2867 domain-containing protein has product MSSLRTALEALRNAPRVRIVAPPMESRIASLFRGADLADAYAVSIPNDDIRDINALAQSVLGQPERWFRALLSLRDAIMTCFGVKTSRQIRDRQEREGGGHIDFFPILSASDHEIVVGEDDQHLNFRTSLMLRGGLRAPDRELVVTTIVHCHNGLGRLYLSAISPIHRLVVRSSLRKAMTRAL; this is encoded by the coding sequence ATGAGTTCGCTTCGGACAGCGTTGGAAGCATTACGAAACGCCCCGCGCGTGCGGATTGTAGCGCCGCCGATGGAGAGTCGTATCGCATCGCTTTTCCGGGGTGCCGACCTAGCCGATGCCTATGCCGTCTCGATCCCGAATGATGACATACGCGATATTAATGCCCTTGCTCAGAGCGTTCTAGGCCAGCCGGAGCGCTGGTTCCGGGCGTTACTGAGCTTACGGGACGCAATCATGACATGCTTCGGGGTGAAGACGTCCCGGCAGATCCGCGACCGACAAGAACGCGAAGGCGGCGGGCACATCGACTTCTTCCCCATCCTTTCAGCGTCGGATCATGAAATCGTGGTCGGAGAGGACGACCAACACCTCAATTTCCGGACCTCCCTGATGCTGCGCGGCGGACTCCGCGCGCCAGATCGGGAACTTGTCGTCACCACCATCGTCCATTGCCACAACGGGTTAGGACGCCTCTATCTTTCAGCGATTTCGCCGATCCATCGTCTTGTTGTGCGATCGAGCCTGCGCAAAGCGATGACGAGGGCTCTGTAA
- a CDS encoding 2-hydroxyacid dehydrogenase, translating to MPDFDILLPSPLPAKVVQGLAHVCKVHPLWEAADPQALIGQIKDKVQGLATCYGKGKIDGDFMSQFPNLKIVSHYGVGYDIIDAAWAGAHHIVVTNTPDVLNDEVADLAIGLMLATIRQIPQADTFLRAGHWLKGSFPLTATLRERRLGIFGLGRIGKAIAKRAAAFDIEIAYCGRKKQDDVPYRFYPSLLELARESDILMVIAPATHETTNAVNAEVLSALGANGVLINVARGSLVDENALIEALKNKTILSAGLDVFAAEPQVPQALIDMEQVVLLPHVGSASHYTRDAMGQLVVDNLISFAEGRGPLTPVAETPWPFSA from the coding sequence TTGCCCGATTTCGACATCCTTCTGCCCTCTCCCTTGCCGGCCAAAGTCGTGCAGGGGCTTGCCCATGTCTGCAAGGTCCATCCGCTTTGGGAAGCGGCTGATCCGCAGGCCTTGATCGGGCAAATCAAGGATAAGGTACAGGGATTGGCGACGTGCTACGGCAAAGGGAAGATTGATGGCGACTTCATGAGCCAATTTCCCAATCTCAAGATCGTGTCCCATTATGGCGTCGGCTATGACATCATTGATGCCGCTTGGGCCGGGGCGCATCATATCGTTGTGACAAATACGCCGGACGTTCTGAACGATGAAGTCGCCGATCTCGCCATCGGCCTGATGCTGGCGACGATCCGGCAGATTCCGCAAGCTGATACGTTTTTGCGCGCGGGGCACTGGCTCAAGGGATCTTTTCCCCTGACGGCGACCTTACGGGAACGCCGTCTTGGCATTTTCGGTCTTGGCCGGATCGGCAAGGCGATTGCGAAACGCGCGGCTGCTTTCGATATCGAGATCGCCTATTGCGGCCGAAAAAAACAGGACGACGTACCCTATCGCTTTTATCCGAGCCTGCTCGAACTGGCACGGGAAAGCGATATTTTGATGGTTATCGCCCCGGCGACACACGAGACGACAAACGCCGTCAATGCGGAAGTATTGAGCGCGCTGGGGGCCAATGGCGTTCTCATCAATGTCGCGCGCGGGTCTCTCGTCGATGAAAACGCTTTGATCGAAGCCTTGAAGAACAAGACCATTCTTTCGGCTGGCCTCGATGTCTTTGCCGCTGAGCCGCAAGTGCCGCAGGCGCTCATCGATATGGAGCAAGTCGTTCTGCTGCCACATGTCGGCTCGGCATCGCATTATACACGCGATGCCATGGGACAATTGGTGGTTGATAATCTGATCTCATTCGCGGAAGGGCGGGGACCCTTGACGCCCGTGGCGGAAACGCCCTGGCCGTTTTCCGCTTGA